One Pseudomonadota bacterium DNA segment encodes these proteins:
- the rpsR gene encoding 30S ribosomal protein S18 — protein MRQPGPPLAPRRPFWRRRKTCPFSGDGAPAIDYKDVKLLQRYISERGKIVPSRITAVSAKKQRELARAIKRARFLALLPYVGQ, from the coding sequence ATGCGTCAGCCTGGCCCGCCGCTGGCACCGCGCCGCCCGTTCTGGCGCCGCCGCAAGACCTGCCCGTTCTCGGGCGACGGCGCGCCGGCCATCGACTACAAGGACGTCAAGCTCCTGCAGCGCTATATCTCCGAGCGCGGCAAGATCGTTCCCAGCCGGATCACCGCCGTTTCCGCGAAGAAACAGCGTGAACTGGCCCGGGCGATCAAGCGGGCCCGCTTCCTGGCGCTGCTGCCCTACGTCGGCCAGTAA
- a CDS encoding cyclopropane-fatty-acyl-phospholipid synthase family protein, whose product MLLAGFLNRLIEVGHLRLIDSRGKTHDFGTVGAEPSVALRLHDKALERKLLTNPQLHVGEAYMDGTLTIEEGELRDFFAVLGANMSRLYRDDRMSRVGGFLRRNVLRPIQQHNPVGKAQKNVAHHYDLSDDLFDLFLDEDRQYSCAYFATENSTLEQAQSDKKRHLASKMLLQPGQKVLDIGSGWGGMGIYLAQTADVDVTGVTLSKEQHEVSNRRAQEAGLSDRVRFLLKDYRDLEGPFDRIVSVGMFEHVGAGHYVEFFRKVRSLLADDGVCVLHSIGRFSEPGNTNPWLRKYIFPGGYTPALSEVMTAFERAHLFSTDIEILRVHYADTLKHWWRRFTEHRDRIRELYDERFCRMWEFYLLACENAFRNDDQMVFQLQFSKKLMTVPLTRDYMVDWERAHG is encoded by the coding sequence ATGTTGCTCGCCGGTTTCCTGAACCGTCTTATCGAGGTCGGCCATCTGCGGCTAATCGATTCGCGCGGCAAAACACATGATTTCGGCACGGTCGGCGCAGAACCTTCGGTCGCTCTGCGCCTGCACGACAAGGCGCTTGAGCGCAAGCTGCTGACCAATCCGCAGCTTCATGTCGGCGAGGCCTATATGGACGGCACGCTGACCATCGAAGAGGGTGAACTCAGGGACTTCTTCGCGGTGCTCGGCGCGAACATGTCCCGCCTCTATCGCGACGACCGGATGAGCCGAGTTGGCGGCTTCCTGCGCCGCAACGTGCTGCGGCCGATCCAGCAGCACAACCCGGTCGGCAAGGCGCAGAAGAACGTCGCCCATCACTACGATCTCTCCGACGATCTGTTCGACCTGTTTCTCGACGAGGACCGGCAGTACTCCTGTGCCTACTTCGCGACCGAGAACAGCACGCTGGAGCAGGCCCAGTCCGACAAGAAACGCCACCTGGCGTCAAAGATGCTGTTGCAGCCGGGTCAGAAGGTGCTGGACATCGGCTCGGGCTGGGGCGGCATGGGAATCTACCTGGCGCAGACCGCCGATGTCGACGTCACCGGCGTTACGCTCTCCAAGGAGCAGCACGAGGTCTCCAACCGGCGCGCCCAGGAAGCAGGCCTTTCCGATCGTGTCAGATTTCTGCTGAAGGACTACCGCGATCTCGAAGGACCGTTCGACCGCATCGTCTCCGTCGGCATGTTCGAGCATGTCGGCGCCGGTCACTATGTCGAGTTCTTCCGCAAGGTGCGCAGTCTGCTGGCCGACGATGGTGTGTGCGTGCTGCATTCGATCGGACGTTTCAGCGAGCCCGGCAACACGAACCCGTGGCTTCGCAAGTACATCTTCCCGGGCGGCTATACCCCTGCCCTTTCCGAGGTGATGACGGCGTTCGAACGCGCGCACTTATTCTCAACCGATATCGAGATCCTGCGCGTGCACTATGCCGATACGCTGAAACACTGGTGGCGCCGATTTACGGAGCACCGCGACCGCATTCGCGAGCTCTACGACGAACGGTTCTGCCGGATGTGGGAGTTCTATCTCCTGGCCTGCGAGAACGCGTTCCGCAACGATGACCAGATGGTCTTCCAGTTGCAGTTCTCCAAGAAACTCATGACCGTGCCCTTGACCCGCGACTACATGGTCGACTGGGAACGCGCCCACGGTTGA
- the rplI gene encoding 50S ribosomal protein L9, translating into MDIVLLERVEALGNMGDVVNVKPGYARNFLIPHGKALRATKDNIAEFESRRAELEARNAEMRDGAENSASDLDGAQAVLIRQASDSLQLYGSVNARDIANALAEQGFDINKRQVVLDHPIKSLGIHEVRVALHPEVNVTVVANVARSEDEAAVQAETGRAVGAFEEEEAEEAAAPAIEDLVEAEVAEQVLEDVAEAADEGGEDGGDEAAGDAEESPAANEDETKE; encoded by the coding sequence ATGGATATCGTGTTGCTGGAGCGCGTTGAAGCGCTCGGAAACATGGGAGACGTGGTCAACGTCAAGCCGGGCTACGCCCGCAATTTTTTGATTCCGCACGGCAAGGCGCTGCGCGCGACCAAGGACAACATCGCTGAGTTCGAGTCCCGGCGCGCCGAATTGGAAGCGCGCAATGCCGAAATGCGCGATGGCGCGGAGAACTCGGCCAGCGACCTGGACGGCGCCCAGGCGGTCCTGATCCGCCAGGCCAGCGACAGTCTGCAGCTCTATGGCTCCGTCAACGCGCGCGATATTGCGAACGCGCTCGCCGAGCAGGGCTTTGACATCAACAAGCGCCAGGTCGTCCTGGACCATCCGATCAAGAGCCTGGGCATCCACGAGGTGCGCGTCGCACTGCATCCGGAAGTCAACGTCACCGTCGTCGCCAACGTGGCGCGCAGCGAGGACGAGGCCGCCGTTCAGGCCGAGACGGGCCGCGCCGTCGGCGCCTTCGAAGAGGAGGAGGCCGAAGAAGCGGCCGCACCGGCGATCGAGGATCTGGTTGAGGCCGAGGTCGCTGAACAGGTTCTTGAAGACGTGGCGGAAGCAGCCGACGAAGGCGGCGAGGATGGCGGCGACGAGGCCGCCGGCGATGCCGAGGAAAGCCCGGCCGCCAACGAGGACGAGACCAAGGAATAG
- the fabD gene encoding ACP S-malonyltransferase, translating into MSRAFVFPGQGSQKVGMGVALAEAFPTARHVFEEVDDALEQRLFRLMAEGPEDELTLTTNTQPALMASSIAVLRVLEAEGGHALDQMVAMVGGHSLGEYSALVAAGSLPLAETARLLRLRGEAMQEAVPVGEGAMAAILGLELDDVHALVDEAAAIGVCAVANDNSTGQVVVSGAKDAVEKAAELATEKGAKRAIMLPVSAPFHCPLMQPAAERMAEALETVTIGAPAVPVVANVTAQPVSVPETLRGLLVEQVTATVRWREGVLTMKQHDVDTLIELGTGKVLSGLARRIDRDLKGVSVETPDDVEAVLKTF; encoded by the coding sequence ATGTCGCGTGCCTTTGTGTTTCCTGGCCAAGGCAGCCAGAAGGTCGGTATGGGTGTGGCGCTGGCCGAGGCGTTTCCGACGGCCCGGCATGTGTTCGAGGAGGTCGATGATGCCCTCGAACAGCGCCTCTTCCGGCTGATGGCCGAGGGGCCGGAGGACGAGCTCACCCTGACCACCAACACCCAGCCCGCGCTGATGGCCTCGTCCATCGCCGTGCTCCGGGTGCTGGAAGCAGAGGGCGGACACGCCCTGGACCAGATGGTCGCCATGGTTGGCGGCCACTCGCTGGGTGAATACTCCGCCCTGGTCGCCGCCGGCTCGCTGCCCTTGGCTGAAACGGCGCGCCTGCTGCGTTTGCGCGGCGAGGCCATGCAGGAGGCCGTCCCGGTGGGTGAGGGCGCCATGGCCGCGATCCTGGGGCTGGAACTCGATGACGTCCACGCGCTGGTCGACGAGGCCGCCGCCATCGGCGTCTGTGCCGTCGCCAACGACAACTCGACTGGTCAGGTCGTGGTCAGCGGCGCCAAGGACGCGGTCGAGAAGGCGGCTGAACTGGCGACCGAAAAGGGCGCCAAGCGCGCGATCATGTTGCCGGTCAGCGCGCCGTTTCATTGCCCCCTCATGCAGCCGGCCGCCGAGCGCATGGCCGAAGCACTGGAAACCGTCACCATCGGCGCGCCGGCCGTGCCGGTCGTCGCCAACGTGACCGCCCAGCCGGTCAGCGTGCCGGAAACCCTGCGCGGCCTGCTGGTCGAGCAGGTCACCGCGACCGTCAGATGGCGCGAGGGCGTCTTGACCATGAAGCAGCACGATGTCGACACCCTGATCGAACTGGGAACCGGCAAGGTGCTGAGTGGCCTTGCCCGCCGCATCGACCGCGACCTCAAGGGCGTTTCCGTCGAAACGCCGGACGATGTCGAGGCCGTCCTGAAAACGTTCTGA
- the rpsF gene encoding 30S ribosomal protein S6, with the protein MPFYESTFIVRPDVSPQQVETLAEEVEGMIKEHGGAVTKTEFWGLKSLAYRMKKSRKGHYVFMNVDASGDTIHELERNFRINEDVIRYLNIRVEELDSEPTAMMKSRASRDDRGPRRDDRGRDDRPRGDRDRDDRPRGDRDAKPDNAAGEAAAAPSGDET; encoded by the coding sequence ATGCCTTTCTACGAGAGCACGTTCATCGTGCGACCCGATGTGTCGCCGCAGCAGGTCGAGACCCTGGCCGAAGAGGTCGAGGGCATGATCAAGGAGCATGGCGGCGCCGTCACCAAGACCGAGTTCTGGGGTCTGAAGTCGCTGGCCTATCGCATGAAGAAGAGCCGCAAGGGCCACTATGTCTTCATGAACGTCGACGCGTCCGGCGATACGATCCACGAGTTGGAGCGCAATTTCCGCATCAACGAGGATGTCATCCGCTACCTCAACATCCGGGTCGAGGAGCTTGATAGCGAGCCGACAGCGATGATGAAGAGCCGCGCCAGCCGTGACGATCGCGGTCCGCGCCGCGACGATCGTGGGCGCGACGACCGCCCGCGTGGCGACCGCGACCGCGACGACCGCCCGCGTGGCGACCGCGACGCCAAACCAGACAACGCTGCCGGCGAGGCCGCAGCCGCACCGAGTGGAGACGAGACATGA
- a CDS encoding DUF2232 domain-containing protein, translating to MIPNLLAVVAGMVSATLYIVGLSGSAWGLFMVFLSPLPIFLAGLGGGGTASGIAGAVAVIAAFLTSAADPLLGSVFSVFFVLPAFLISHLAMQSREDKDGKTHWFPLNAMLQLLVIIGLFDVVLVSVLLGLSEDGLVETIQNNLQILVSALYGESEPAEYAELVSQWDSLVMGAVIATVMVSLACCGALAQGLLVNTGRNLRPSPAFWRMAMPTWAVIGGLLCLLIAFLAEDILGTEHWVVFLTYVTTGFTLVFIVGFLLQGLAVMHGMTRGLSFQFLILTAVYMIVIVFQPFGALTFAAIGLADRWGNFRERFGPGTDPEMED from the coding sequence ATGATTCCCAACCTTCTTGCCGTCGTCGCTGGCATGGTCAGCGCGACGCTTTATATCGTCGGCCTATCGGGCTCGGCCTGGGGCCTCTTTATGGTCTTCCTGTCGCCCCTGCCGATCTTTCTGGCGGGTCTGGGCGGAGGCGGGACCGCCAGCGGAATCGCCGGCGCGGTCGCCGTGATCGCGGCGTTTCTGACGTCGGCCGCCGATCCCCTGCTGGGCAGCGTGTTCAGCGTGTTCTTCGTCTTGCCCGCCTTCTTGATCTCTCACCTGGCGATGCAGTCACGCGAAGACAAAGACGGCAAGACCCATTGGTTTCCGCTGAACGCTATGCTTCAGCTACTGGTGATCATCGGCCTGTTCGATGTCGTGCTGGTCTCAGTTCTGCTTGGCCTATCCGAAGATGGTCTTGTGGAGACCATCCAAAACAACCTGCAGATCCTCGTCAGCGCACTTTATGGCGAATCGGAACCGGCGGAGTACGCCGAACTCGTCAGTCAATGGGACAGCCTCGTCATGGGTGCCGTCATCGCCACGGTGATGGTCAGCCTGGCCTGCTGTGGCGCGCTTGCCCAGGGCCTGTTGGTCAACACCGGCCGAAATCTCAGGCCCAGCCCCGCTTTTTGGCGCATGGCCATGCCGACCTGGGCGGTGATCGGCGGTCTTTTATGCCTTTTGATCGCCTTTTTGGCCGAGGATATTCTCGGCACCGAGCACTGGGTGGTCTTCCTGACCTACGTAACGACCGGATTTACACTGGTTTTTATAGTCGGGTTTCTGCTACAGGGGCTCGCCGTGATGCATGGCATGACGCGTGGCCTGTCGTTTCAGTTTCTGATCCTGACCGCCGTCTACATGATCGTCATCGTATTTCAGCCCTTCGGGGCCCTGACATTCGCCGCCATTGGGCTGGCTGACCGCTGGGGCAATTTCCGTGAGCGTTTCGGCCCGGGAACTGACCCTGAGATGGAGGACTAG
- a CDS encoding alpha/beta fold hydrolase: MSDKRFEGGSHVAIEGDGPPVVLIHGVGLDHTMWDAQVSALAQRYTTIRYDMLGHGSTPRPDKELELADFAEQLERLCDALELDRFALVGLSMGVLVSLKFALSKADRLTALVLMNGVYDRTEEQLAGIRGRIAQAETEGTQALIDAALERWLSETYRQQNPEAVAAIRKRLESNNPADFLAAYKIFAGADPQLTGRLSSVACPTLVTTGELDRGSLPTMSQAMAAAIPNAECVILEGLRHLPTTEGADTVNALLLDFLDRTVPR; the protein is encoded by the coding sequence ATCCATGGAGTCGGGCTTGACCACACCATGTGGGACGCCCAGGTGTCGGCTCTTGCGCAGCGCTATACAACGATTCGCTATGACATGCTGGGGCATGGGTCGACGCCGCGGCCGGACAAGGAACTCGAACTCGCTGACTTCGCCGAACAACTCGAGCGACTTTGTGATGCTCTAGAGCTCGATCGATTCGCACTCGTTGGCCTGTCGATGGGCGTGCTTGTGTCGCTCAAGTTCGCTCTATCCAAGGCCGACCGCTTGACCGCGCTGGTCCTCATGAACGGCGTCTACGACCGTACAGAGGAACAGCTCGCCGGCATTCGCGGACGCATCGCGCAAGCCGAGACGGAAGGGACGCAAGCCTTGATCGACGCGGCGCTGGAGCGCTGGCTGTCGGAAACCTACCGGCAACAAAACCCCGAAGCGGTCGCAGCGATTCGCAAGCGTCTGGAAAGTAACAATCCCGCAGACTTTCTGGCGGCCTACAAGATCTTCGCCGGTGCCGATCCGCAGTTGACCGGCCGGCTTTCGTCCGTCGCCTGTCCGACCTTGGTGACGACGGGTGAACTCGACCGCGGCTCGCTGCCGACCATGTCGCAAGCCATGGCGGCCGCGATACCAAACGCGGAGTGCGTTATCCTTGAAGGCCTGCGCCATTTGCCGACCACCGAAGGGGCTGACACGGTCAACGCGCTGCTGCTGGATTTCCTCGACCGAACCGTGCCGCGGTAA